In the genome of Streptomyces lydicus, the window TGTTCGCCGAGGCGCTGCAGCGGCCGGCGAGGGAGCTCGCTCCGCTGCTGGGGATGCGCTTCACCGGTGAGGTCCGGGCCGTGCCGGAGGGCCGGGTGGTCCTGGCGGGTGAGCCGCTGCTGGAGATCACCGCTCCGCTGCCGCAGGCGCAGTTGGTGGAGTCGTATGTGCTCAACCACCTCACCCATCAGACGACCGTCGCGTCCAAGTGCGTCCGCTGCGTCATCGCCGCACGCGGGCACTCGGTCGTGGACTTCTCCCTGCGGCGCACCCAGGGAACCGCCGCCGCCTGCCAGGTGGCCCGGCTGGGTGCCATGACCGGATTCACCGGCACCAGCAATGTGGCGGCGGCCCACGCCGAGGATCTGACGGCGGTGGGCACGATGGCGCACTCGTACATCGAGGCGTTCGGGGACGAGGAGGCGGCGTTCACCGCGTTCGCGCTCCGCCATCCCGGACCGGTGACTTTCCTGGTGGACACCTACGCCACCGAATCCGGCGTCGCGGCAGCGGCCAGGGTGCTCAACGCGCTGGGGCGCGGTGACGGGTCGGCCATCCGGCTGGACAGCGGTGACCTGGCAGAACTGGCCTTCCGCGCCCGCACGATCCTGGACAACGCGGGGCTTCCGCAGGTCCGCATCGTCGCCAGCGGCGGGCTGGACGAATTCGCGGTGCACGATCTGGCACGGGCGGGAGCGCCGATCGACGTCTTTGCCGTGGGCACCCGGGTCGGGGTGAGCGCCGACGCCCCTTCGCTGGATTCGGCGTACAAGCTCGTCGCCTACGACGGCCGCCCGCTGATGAAGCTGTCGGCGGCGAAGGCGACCGCACCGGGCCGCAAACAGGTCTTCCGCCGACCCGGGTGCCACGATGTGATCGGTCTGGCCGAGGAGCCGGTTCCCCCGGGCAGTACGCCGCTCCTGGAGACGCTGATGCGCAGGGGCGTGCGCAGCAGGCCGCGGGGCCGCCTGGAGGACGCCCGGCGGCGGGTCGCGGCCGATACCGCGGAGCTGCCGGCGGCCGCCCGGTACATCCGGTCGCCGCAGGCCGTTCGGGCGAAGGTCTCAAAGCGGCTCGCCCACCTGACCGAGCAGGTCCGGCGGCGGATCGAGCGCGAGGCCCTGGCCCCGTTCGGCTCGCACGCCTGAGCCTCCGGGGGGTTTTCTCCGTACCGTCGTCGTATGGCGGACAAGCAGAGCGGCAGCGGCGCCGGGAAGCTGTCGCGGTCGTTGTACGAGCCGGAGCTGTACCGGCTGCAGACGGAGCTGGTGAAACTCCAGGAGTGGGTGCGCACCGAGGGTGCCCGGCTCGTCGTGGTCTTCGAAGGGCGTGACGCGGCCGGCAAGGGAAGCACCATCAAGCGGGTCACCCAGTACCTCAACCCCCGGGTGGCCCGGATCGTGGCGCTGCCGCGGCCCACCGAGCGGGAGCGCACCCAGTGGTACTTCCAGCGCTATGCGGAGCACCTTCCCGCGGCGGGCGAGCTGGTGCTGTTCGACCGCAGTTGGTACAACCGGGCCGGTGTCGAACGGGTCATGGGCTTTTGCACACCGGCCGAACACCAGCGGTTCCTGCGGCAGTGCCCGGTGTTCGAGCGGATGCTGGTGGAGGACGGGATCCTGCTGCGCAAGTACTGGTTCTCGGTGAGCGACGAGGTGCAGGAGCAGCGGTTCCGGCGGCGGCTGCAGGACCCCACCCGGCGCTGGAAGCTCTCCCCCATGGATCTGGAGTCGCTGACCCGCTGGGAGGAGTACTCGCGGGCCAAGGACGAGATGTTCGTGCACACGGACATCGCGGAGTCGCCGTGGTACGTCGTCGAGAGCGACGACAAGCGCCGGGCCCGGCTGAACATGATCGCCCACCTGCTGTCGACGGTGCCCTACCGCGCCGTCTCCCCGCCAAAGCTGACCCTGCCGCCGCGGCCGCCGGCCACCGGCTACCAGCGGCCGCCCCGGGACCTGCAGACCTACGTCCCCGATCATGCGGCCGGGCTGGAGACGTAGCGCCCGGTGGCGGTGCCCGCTCAGGCGGTCCGGGGCACGACCGCCACGGGGCAGGCGGCGTGGCAGAGCGCGGTGTGCGCCACCCGGCCGGGCTGCAGACCGAAGTGCCCCTGGCGGCGCTGTGCCCCGACCACCAGCAGATCGGCCGCGGCGGCGCGGTGCACCAGGACCTTGTGCGCGGGTCCCTCGGCCACGGCGCGCTCCACCCGCACCGCCGGATGCGCGCCGGCCGCCTCGGCC includes:
- a CDS encoding nicotinate phosphoribosyltransferase; its protein translation is MSDATLTDLYEVTMALSYLHEGMTEPATFSCFVRALPPDRGFLIAAGAETVLDFLSGFTVGHDDVEVFAEALQRPARELAPLLGMRFTGEVRAVPEGRVVLAGEPLLEITAPLPQAQLVESYVLNHLTHQTTVASKCVRCVIAARGHSVVDFSLRRTQGTAAACQVARLGAMTGFTGTSNVAAAHAEDLTAVGTMAHSYIEAFGDEEAAFTAFALRHPGPVTFLVDTYATESGVAAAARVLNALGRGDGSAIRLDSGDLAELAFRARTILDNAGLPQVRIVASGGLDEFAVHDLARAGAPIDVFAVGTRVGVSADAPSLDSAYKLVAYDGRPLMKLSAAKATAPGRKQVFRRPGCHDVIGLAEEPVPPGSTPLLETLMRRGVRSRPRGRLEDARRRVAADTAELPAAARYIRSPQAVRAKVSKRLAHLTEQVRRRIEREALAPFGSHA
- the ppk2 gene encoding polyphosphate kinase 2; translated protein: MADKQSGSGAGKLSRSLYEPELYRLQTELVKLQEWVRTEGARLVVVFEGRDAAGKGSTIKRVTQYLNPRVARIVALPRPTERERTQWYFQRYAEHLPAAGELVLFDRSWYNRAGVERVMGFCTPAEHQRFLRQCPVFERMLVEDGILLRKYWFSVSDEVQEQRFRRRLQDPTRRWKLSPMDLESLTRWEEYSRAKDEMFVHTDIAESPWYVVESDDKRRARLNMIAHLLSTVPYRAVSPPKLTLPPRPPATGYQRPPRDLQTYVPDHAAGLET